From a region of the Streptomyces sp. NBC_01454 genome:
- a CDS encoding class I SAM-dependent methyltransferase, with translation MAEHETDSGYLLDNRQSEAGVRFGALAELFDPVTFRHVDRLGIGVGMRCWEVGAGGPSVPLGLAQRVAPTGTVLATDLDVSWTRDIAGGAIEVLSHDVAADPPPPGGFDLVHARLVLVHVADRAEALRRMVQALRPGGWLLLEDADPLLQPLLCPDESGPEQRLANRLRSGFRALMAARGADLAYGRTLPRVLREAGLAEVQADAYFPITSPACAVLEDATVRQIRHHLIEQGLATDEEIDRHLANVAAGRLDLATAPMISAWGRRP, from the coding sequence ATGGCTGAGCACGAGACCGACAGCGGCTACCTGCTGGACAACCGACAGTCGGAGGCGGGTGTCCGCTTCGGTGCCCTCGCCGAGCTGTTCGACCCGGTGACGTTCCGGCACGTCGACCGGCTCGGAATCGGTGTCGGCATGCGGTGCTGGGAGGTCGGCGCCGGCGGACCCTCCGTGCCCCTCGGGCTGGCCCAACGGGTCGCCCCGACAGGCACGGTGCTCGCCACCGACCTCGACGTGTCCTGGACCCGGGACATCGCCGGCGGCGCGATCGAGGTGCTGTCCCACGACGTGGCGGCCGATCCGCCGCCGCCCGGTGGTTTCGACCTTGTGCACGCCCGGCTGGTCCTGGTGCATGTCGCGGACCGGGCCGAGGCCCTGCGCCGGATGGTGCAGGCGCTGCGGCCGGGCGGCTGGCTGCTCCTGGAGGACGCCGACCCCCTGTTGCAGCCGCTGCTGTGCCCGGACGAGTCGGGTCCCGAACAGCGGCTCGCCAATCGGCTGCGGTCCGGCTTCCGGGCGCTGATGGCGGCGCGCGGCGCGGACCTCGCGTACGGGCGGACCCTGCCCAGGGTGCTGCGCGAAGCCGGTCTTGCGGAGGTGCAGGCCGACGCGTACTTCCCGATCACCTCGCCGGCGTGTGCCGTGCTCGAGGACGCGACGGTGCGGCAGATCCGCCACCACCTGATCGAGCAGGGGCTTGCCACCGACGAGGAGATCGACCGTCACTTGGCGAACGTCGCCGCCGGGCGGCTCGACCTGGCCACCGCTCCGATGATCTCCGCGTGGGGGCGCCGCCCGTAG
- a CDS encoding NADH:flavin oxidoreductase, translating into MTVTASPASRAAEILSRPVALNGLTVPNRIAMAPMTRMFSPGGIPGEDVRSYYARRAAAGVGLIVTEGTYVGHDSAGQSDRVPRFHGEEQLAGWAKVAEAVHEAGGTIVPQLWHIGMVRKQGEPPFADAPAVGPSGIRVDGTEGTGKAMTRRDLDDVIGAFAEAAAAAERIGFDGVELHGAHGYLLDQFLWAGTNRRTDAYGGDSVARVKFAAEIVAAVRETVSPDFPVIFRYSQWKQEAYDARLAETPEELDAILAPLAAAGVDAFHASTRRYWLPEFEGSDLNLAGWTKKLTGRPTITVGSVGLDGDFLRGFMGEGAPVRGIDNLLDRLERDEFDMVAVGRALLQDPEWAAKVLGDRFEELTPYDAAALKTLH; encoded by the coding sequence GTGACCGTCACTGCGTCCCCCGCCTCCCGCGCGGCCGAGATCCTCTCCCGGCCCGTCGCGCTGAACGGCCTGACCGTCCCGAACCGCATCGCGATGGCACCGATGACGCGCATGTTCTCCCCGGGCGGCATCCCCGGTGAGGACGTGCGGTCGTACTACGCCCGCCGCGCCGCCGCGGGGGTGGGCCTGATCGTCACCGAGGGGACCTACGTCGGCCACGATTCGGCCGGACAGAGTGACCGTGTGCCGCGGTTCCACGGCGAGGAGCAGCTGGCGGGCTGGGCGAAGGTCGCCGAGGCCGTGCACGAGGCGGGCGGCACGATCGTGCCGCAGCTGTGGCACATCGGCATGGTGCGCAAGCAGGGCGAGCCGCCCTTCGCCGACGCCCCCGCCGTCGGCCCCTCCGGCATCCGCGTCGACGGCACCGAGGGCACCGGCAAGGCGATGACCCGGCGCGACCTGGACGATGTCATCGGCGCCTTCGCCGAGGCCGCCGCGGCCGCCGAGCGCATCGGCTTCGACGGCGTCGAACTGCACGGCGCCCACGGCTACCTCCTCGACCAGTTCCTGTGGGCGGGGACGAACCGCCGCACCGACGCCTACGGCGGCGACTCCGTGGCCCGTGTGAAGTTCGCTGCCGAGATCGTGGCCGCGGTCCGCGAGACCGTCTCGCCCGACTTCCCGGTGATCTTCCGCTACTCGCAGTGGAAGCAGGAGGCCTACGACGCGAGGCTCGCCGAGACCCCGGAGGAGCTGGACGCGATACTGGCCCCGCTGGCCGCGGCCGGTGTCGACGCCTTCCACGCCTCCACCCGCCGCTACTGGCTCCCGGAGTTCGAGGGCTCGGACCTGAACCTGGCGGGCTGGACCAAGAAGCTCACCGGCCGGCCCACGATCACCGTCGGTTCGGTCGGCCTCGACGGCGACTTCCTCCGCGGCTTCATGGGCGAGGGGGCCCCGGTCCGGGGCATCGACAACCTTCTCGACCGCCTGGAGCGCGACGAGTTCGACATGGTCGCCGTCGGCCGCGCCCTGCTCCAGGACCCGGAGTGGGCGGCAAAGGTCCTGGGGGACCGGTTCGAGGAGCTGACGCCGTACGACGCGGCGGCGCTGAAGACGCTGCACTAG
- a CDS encoding helix-turn-helix domain-containing protein — MSGQLEAPDGPMWRHSLDAEVHAAKTAIAVRLRHIRQHHPEGPFSLAKLAERAGVSKRTLASAESAEGTNLTIETLVKVTHSLGIARWAYLLDEEVFQQVNAELETIKELRRRRVQSVALRASHSAAVSTGQLSKLLTGIIDAAAQARDSLRGAPPTAGEQQHVSGPRPAATTE; from the coding sequence ATGTCCGGCCAACTCGAGGCGCCTGACGGCCCGATGTGGCGACACAGTCTTGATGCGGAAGTGCATGCCGCGAAGACAGCGATCGCCGTGCGGCTGCGTCACATCAGACAGCATCACCCGGAGGGGCCGTTCAGCCTGGCCAAGCTGGCGGAACGGGCCGGCGTCTCGAAGCGCACCCTGGCATCGGCCGAATCCGCCGAGGGAACCAACCTCACCATCGAGACCCTGGTGAAGGTGACGCACAGTCTGGGCATCGCGCGCTGGGCCTACCTCCTCGACGAAGAGGTCTTCCAGCAGGTCAATGCGGAGCTGGAGACCATCAAGGAACTGCGCCGCCGCAGGGTGCAATCCGTTGCCCTGCGCGCCTCGCACTCCGCGGCCGTGTCCACCGGCCAGCTGTCGAAGCTCCTCACGGGCATCATCGACGCTGCGGCACAGGCGCGCGACTCACTGCGTGGTGCGCCACCGACAGCCGGTGAGCAGCAGCACGTTTCCGGTCCCCGACCCGCCGCCACCACCGAGTGA
- a CDS encoding DUF6461 domain-containing protein: protein MARRGVSRSHRGVRPHLGARARPRSRTTGTAAPRTVLSRRCGAGFDLGAGEDRSYELPTEAMCAPAERLTGGRLSAEVLASATFLCGTTSLPPRG from the coding sequence CTGGCTCGACGAGGCGTTTCCCGATCGCACCGAGGCGTACGGCCGCACCTCGGTGCGAGGGCTCGCCCCCGTTCGCGAACCACCGGCACGGCAGCGCCCCGCACAGTCTTGTCGAGGAGATGCGGTGCCGGCTTCGACCTCGGTGCCGGCGAGGACCGGAGCTACGAGCTGCCCACCGAGGCCATGTGCGCGCCGGCCGAGCGCCTGACGGGCGGGCGGCTCTCCGCCGAGGTCCTGGCCTCCGCCACGTTCCTGTGCGGGACGACCTCGCTGCCGCCGCGTGGCTGA
- a CDS encoding linear amide C-N hydrolase has product MCTRILWNTNGLAVLVGRTMDWPESTEPVLTVFPQGLKRDGGKLAGHTVAGDNPLKWTSQFGSLVTTVYGGGTVDGLNERGLGAHMLYLDGTDLGPGDPDKPGLQIALWIQYLLDSAETVEEALNLLDTFQLVMVEMRGFQATVHVALEDASGDSAIIEYVEGERRVHHHRRYTVMTNEPAFDEQLRLLEQQVQKVRDLGHDEPSSEVPLPGNVNAVDRFQRAAYFSALLPKPADERQAVAGILAVTRNASVPFGAPYRSGRFEIYHTEYRTVCDLTDKRYYFELATSPNLLWAEIDRFDLSPGAPVMTLNPDSLDLAGDVSGQFAQAPAPF; this is encoded by the coding sequence ATGTGTACGCGGATTCTGTGGAACACCAACGGCCTCGCGGTTCTGGTCGGCCGGACGATGGACTGGCCCGAATCGACCGAGCCTGTCCTGACCGTTTTCCCGCAAGGGCTGAAGCGCGACGGCGGAAAGCTCGCCGGCCATACCGTGGCCGGCGACAATCCCCTCAAGTGGACGAGCCAGTTCGGCAGTCTCGTGACGACCGTCTACGGCGGCGGCACGGTGGACGGGCTCAACGAGCGCGGTCTCGGGGCTCACATGCTGTATCTGGACGGCACCGACCTCGGCCCCGGCGACCCGGACAAACCGGGTCTGCAGATCGCTTTGTGGATCCAGTATCTGCTGGACAGCGCCGAGACCGTGGAGGAGGCCCTGAATCTCCTCGACACCTTCCAGCTGGTGATGGTCGAGATGCGAGGATTCCAGGCCACGGTGCATGTGGCGCTGGAGGATGCGTCCGGCGACTCGGCGATCATTGAATACGTCGAGGGTGAACGGCGGGTGCATCACCACCGCAGGTACACGGTCATGACGAACGAACCTGCCTTTGACGAGCAACTCCGCCTGCTCGAGCAGCAGGTGCAGAAAGTACGGGACCTCGGCCACGACGAGCCCAGCAGCGAGGTTCCGCTGCCGGGAAACGTCAACGCGGTCGACCGCTTCCAGCGCGCCGCCTACTTCAGTGCGCTGTTGCCGAAGCCGGCGGACGAACGACAGGCTGTCGCCGGAATCCTGGCCGTCACCCGAAATGCCTCCGTGCCCTTCGGTGCGCCGTATCGCTCCGGCAGATTCGAGATCTACCACACCGAATACCGCACCGTCTGCGACCTCACCGACAAGCGGTATTACTTCGAACTGGCCACCAGCCCGAATCTCCTGTGGGCCGAGATCGACCGCTTCGACCTGTCACCCGGCGCCCCGGTCATGACCCTGAACCCCGACTCGCTCGATCTGGCCGGGGACGTTTCCGGGCAGTTCGCACAGGCCCCCGCACCCTTCTGA